A single window of Luteipulveratus halotolerans DNA harbors:
- a CDS encoding M23 family metallopeptidase produces the protein MRSMKHRTLTGLGVLALTAGGFAAVSGHSAAQAADRNGKCEKGEFCYNFNSDLKGAWSDFTSSVGDYGTTQPSCYDFKGKAKGHGKCIKNDAGGFWNKTNKPVTIYFNSGYAGRSVTVKPGAKGKLPAAVYNNNASHRIGKGGGGGHNPAPSGKWASPVPSSAVITARAYYSSGRYHGAVDYSGFNGKFRSACNGTIDSIAINRTYANRNAYGVTGSTNYLWVNCGGGIRMGYAHWYAKDLPSSLKRGTKVKAGQNLVNVGNQGNSSGQHLHFQVERSGKQIDGHDFLQSKGVKGLPRE, from the coding sequence ATGCGTTCGATGAAGCACCGCACACTCACCGGCCTCGGCGTTCTCGCTCTCACGGCAGGCGGCTTCGCCGCGGTGTCGGGCCACTCCGCCGCACAGGCCGCCGACCGCAACGGCAAGTGTGAGAAGGGCGAGTTTTGCTACAACTTCAACTCCGACCTCAAGGGCGCCTGGTCCGACTTCACCTCCTCGGTCGGCGACTACGGCACGACCCAGCCGAGCTGCTACGACTTCAAGGGCAAGGCCAAGGGCCACGGCAAGTGCATCAAGAACGACGCGGGCGGCTTCTGGAACAAGACCAACAAGCCGGTCACCATCTACTTCAACTCCGGGTACGCCGGTCGGTCCGTCACCGTGAAGCCCGGCGCCAAGGGCAAGCTGCCCGCCGCGGTCTACAACAACAACGCCTCGCACCGCATCGGCAAGGGCGGCGGCGGTGGCCACAACCCGGCGCCGTCCGGCAAGTGGGCCTCGCCCGTCCCGTCGTCGGCCGTCATCACGGCGCGGGCGTACTACTCGAGTGGCCGCTACCACGGTGCCGTCGACTACTCCGGCTTCAACGGCAAGTTCCGCTCGGCGTGCAACGGCACCATCGACAGCATCGCGATCAACCGCACCTACGCCAACCGCAACGCGTACGGCGTCACCGGCTCCACCAACTACCTGTGGGTCAACTGCGGCGGCGGCATCCGGATGGGTTACGCCCACTGGTACGCCAAGGACCTGCCGTCCTCGCTCAAGCGCGGTACGAAGGTCAAGGCCGGTCAGAACCTGGTCAACGTCGGCAACCAGGGCAACTCCAGCGGTCAGCACCTGCACTTCCAGGTGGAGCGCAGCGGCAAGCAGATCGACGGCCACGACTTCCTGCAGAGCAAGGGCGTCAAGGGTCTCCCCCGCGAGTGA
- a CDS encoding peptidoglycan-binding protein, which produces MSTTENTQLSRRRLLQIAGIGTVGAAATAVAGPAVWSSAAPSHKIISRSAWGFAGWQAGGPPRLNKAAITHFVVHYHGATGGGDSGPQVPRSIDRDHKADPKNAGILYNFIITQKGEIFQARGYDYKSGATYGANDFSIGVQLHISGNQKPSAAALASLEWLYRHSHGAMGKKKALKITGHQDHTATACPGGPLGRWVDGRGQELYREMAKKLGGGGGGPTVPAYPGRSAFKIGKKHPAVKTLDQGLIRKGYTKYNDGDGYQAGTLFTEYTRRNVQAFQKAQGWRGKDADGYPGPETWKRLLS; this is translated from the coding sequence ATGAGCACCACCGAGAACACCCAGCTGAGCCGTCGTCGGCTGCTGCAGATCGCCGGCATCGGGACGGTCGGCGCGGCCGCCACCGCTGTCGCCGGACCGGCCGTGTGGTCGTCCGCAGCGCCGAGCCACAAGATCATCAGCCGCTCAGCCTGGGGCTTCGCCGGCTGGCAGGCCGGCGGTCCGCCGCGGCTGAACAAGGCCGCCATCACCCACTTCGTCGTGCACTACCACGGCGCCACGGGCGGCGGCGACAGCGGACCTCAGGTGCCGCGCAGCATCGATCGCGACCACAAGGCCGACCCCAAGAACGCCGGCATCCTCTACAACTTCATCATCACCCAGAAGGGCGAGATCTTTCAGGCCCGCGGGTACGACTACAAGTCCGGTGCGACGTACGGCGCCAACGACTTCTCGATCGGCGTCCAGCTGCACATCAGCGGCAACCAGAAGCCGTCGGCCGCCGCGCTCGCGTCGCTGGAGTGGCTGTACCGCCACTCGCACGGCGCGATGGGCAAGAAGAAGGCGCTGAAGATCACCGGCCACCAGGACCACACGGCCACCGCGTGCCCGGGCGGGCCGCTCGGCCGCTGGGTCGACGGGCGTGGGCAGGAGCTCTACCGCGAGATGGCCAAGAAGCTCGGCGGTGGCGGCGGGGGCCCGACCGTGCCGGCGTACCCGGGCCGGTCGGCGTTCAAGATCGGCAAGAAGCACCCGGCCGTCAAGACGCTCGACCAGGGTCTGATCCGCAAGGGCTACACCAAGTACAACGACGGTGACGGCTACCAGGCGGGCACGCTGTTCACCGAGTACACCCGGCGCAACGTGCAGGCGTTCCAGAAGGCTCAGGGCTGGCGCGGTAAGGACGCCGACGGCTACCCCGGCCCCGAGACCTGGAAGCGACTCCTGTCCTGA
- a CDS encoding NAD(P)-dependent alcohol dehydrogenase produces the protein MRAAVFDTYGPPDVVRVEEVPSPRPHASQVLVRVVATTVSVGDARIRGSRFPRGMTAPARAMFGVRRPRRHVLGGPFSGVVEAVGTDVDDYAVGDEVCGISPFRSMGAHAELVAVQANRLARKPDDVSHDDAAGVLFGGTTALTYLRDKASVRRGQHVLVNGASGAVGSNVVQLAKYYGATVTAITSATNLDLVTSLGADTVVDYTQTPPTQIEGEYDVVVDTVGNVPAATWKRLLTPGSGLLLLVVADLATTIRATGNVKTGPASERREDVEMLLRLLEAGRLQVVIDSTYDLDQVAEAHARVDTGHKVGNVMLRP, from the coding sequence ATGCGCGCAGCCGTGTTCGACACCTACGGCCCACCCGACGTCGTCCGCGTCGAGGAGGTCCCGTCGCCACGACCGCACGCCTCGCAGGTGCTCGTCCGCGTCGTGGCGACCACCGTGTCGGTCGGCGACGCCCGCATCCGAGGGTCCCGCTTTCCCCGTGGCATGACCGCGCCCGCCCGCGCGATGTTCGGCGTACGCCGGCCGCGCCGTCACGTGCTCGGCGGCCCGTTCTCGGGTGTGGTCGAGGCCGTCGGGACCGACGTCGACGACTACGCGGTGGGTGACGAGGTGTGTGGCATCAGCCCGTTCAGGTCGATGGGCGCACACGCCGAACTCGTTGCAGTACAAGCGAATCGGCTGGCACGAAAGCCCGACGATGTTAGCCACGACGATGCGGCCGGCGTGCTGTTCGGGGGTACGACCGCGCTCACCTACCTGCGCGACAAGGCGTCCGTACGCCGCGGCCAGCACGTCCTCGTCAACGGCGCGTCGGGGGCGGTGGGCAGCAACGTCGTCCAGCTCGCGAAGTACTACGGCGCGACCGTCACCGCGATCACCAGCGCCACCAACCTCGACCTGGTCACGAGCCTCGGCGCGGACACCGTCGTCGACTACACCCAGACACCGCCGACGCAGATCGAGGGCGAGTACGACGTCGTGGTCGACACCGTCGGCAACGTCCCGGCCGCGACGTGGAAGCGCCTCCTCACCCCGGGCAGCGGCCTGCTCCTGCTCGTCGTCGCCGACCTGGCCACCACGATCCGCGCCACCGGCAACGTCAAGACCGGCCCGGCGTCCGAGCGCCGCGAGGACGTCGAGATGCTGCTGCGCCTGCTGGAGGCCGGGCGGCTGCAGGTCGTCATCGACAGCACCTACGACCTCGACCAGGTCGCCGAAGCGCACGCCCGCGTCGACACCGGCCACAAGGTCGGCAACGTGATGCTCCGTCCATGA